A genomic stretch from Oscarella lobularis chromosome 11, ooOscLobu1.1, whole genome shotgun sequence includes:
- the LOC136193161 gene encoding coiled-coil domain-containing protein 81-like, translating to MTDAIGEIIAEAKSSGFTTIPKLSDQDVSSVWEVVSSYIERQMSQNKGVQVPGLGVFTFSQRKLNIGNNRTIVIQRPVFQLSEKFAQTHKVEHAKQYISGQIPVVSLNYSALSMESPFSRDTVERCVREVLLALSRCVQKNRTVEFTFAGIGRLAVRDCKAKMKFFKEFITSMDGTGGHLINAFSSSRASSIAAGNTPRSPTTVALPKIVKSPSSSPLSLDGTRMESRRLTRSAGDGMPPIPEGSIVAQNESSSDGGGDDDDNNAVETTDVAVATSPPPTSPQKAKEKEEEEAVTPATSRPNSCSHGMAAGQELCYLCHQREMRNVPVSFVEERRARQLYEDRLLQQYQRQKDSLAQAREQAKETKNRDICRKMAGYNFEAGENRKRSNGERPDDKWFQKSYVFDKRPATEPPYAKQLKYSQELEMQVNARKHLRESLKKETDLLERLEQIQLAEELAASREVYLSQKATASHQYQKALEEQIRCKPLPLPVAQPDSIQPIFGIHDMTDRKMQKRREIAESVFHEQLQVEREKDEETIKKRRWEQEEELKMLKRNKEELVEDMKLRHQERIQQRNELEQSWAHLAAEKKARDVEEAELEKQAGALLHEQCDKYHRCRQCKRRPENVGKSNVLKETRFIAGAKLIL from the exons ATGACGGACGCCATCGGCGAAATCATAGCCGAAGCGAAGAGCAGTGGTTTTACGACCATACCGAAACTATCAGATCAAG ATGTGAGCAGCGTCTGGGAAGTCGTATCTTCATATATCGAGCGTCAAATGAGCCAAAACAAA GGAGTCCAAGTGCCGGGATTAGGCGTCTTCACCTTCTCTCAGCGCAAACTCAATATCGGAAACAATCGAACAATCGTCATTCAGCGGCCCGTCTTTCAACTGTCGGAAAAGTTCGCTCAGACGCACAAAGTCGAACACGCAAAGCAATATATATCCGGTCAAATTCCGGTCGTCTCGCTCAACTACTCGGCCCTGTCGATGGAAAGTCCATTCAGTCGCGACACGGTCGAACGATGCGTGCGCGAAGTGCTGCTCGCCTTGTCGCGCTGCGTCCAGAAAAATCGCACGGTCGAGTTCACCTTCGCCGGCATTGGTCGTCTCGCCGTTCGCGACTGCAAAGCCAAGATGAAATTCTTTAAAGAATTTATCACAAGCATGGACGGCACGGGCGGACATCTCATCAACGCTTTC TCTTCCAGCAGGGCATCGTCGATTGCCGCTGGCAACACGCCGCGCTCCCCGACAACCGTCGCTCTGCCGAAAATcgtcaaatcgccgtcgtcgtcgccacttTCCCTCGACGGAACGAGGATGGAATCAAGACGATTGACGAGAAGCGCGGGCGATGGAATGCCGCCTATACCGGAAGGATCCATTGTGGCTcaaaacgaatcgtcgtccgacggcggcggcgacgacgacgataataATGCTGTCGAAACTACCGACGTAGCCgttgcgacgtcgccgcctccCACGTCGCCGCAAAaggcgaaggagaaggaggaggaggaagccgtcacgccggcgacgagtcgaccGAATTCTTGCTCGCACGGTATGGCGGCTGGACAGGAATTATGCTACTTGTGTCATCAGCGTGAAATGAGGAACGTGCCTGTTTCTTTCGTCGAGGAGAGACGTGCGAGGCAATTGTACGAGGATAGACTTCTTCAGCAATATCAACGGCAGAAGGATTCCCTTGCGCAGGCTAGAGAACAG GCAAAAGAGACAAAGAATAGAGACATATGTCGCAAAATGGCTGGTTACAATTTCGAAGCAGGCGAAAATAGAAAG AGATCCAATGGTGAACGACCCGACGACAAATGGTTTCAG AAGTCGTACGTCTTCGATAAGCGTCCGGCAACCGAACCACCCTACGCCAAGCAACTCAAATACTCGCAAGAACTCGAAATGCAAGTGAATGCTCGCAAGCACCTCCGAGAGAGTCtgaaaaaggagacggaTTTGCTGGAGAGATTGGAGCAAATTCAACTCGCAGAAGA GTTGGCAGCGAGTAGAGAAGTTTACCTCTCGcaaaaagcgacggcgagtcaTCAATATCAGAAAGCTCTCGAAGAACAG ATTCGCTGCAAGCCGCTTCCTCTTCCCGTCGCTCAGCCCGACTCGATTCAACCGATATTCGGCATACACGACATGACGGATCGAAAGATGcagaaaaggcgagaaatTGCCGAGAGCGTGTTTCACGAACAGCTGCAGGtggaacgagaaaaagacgaggaaACGATCAAGAAACGACGCTGGGAACAAGAAGAGGAATTAAAAATGCTAAAGAGGAACAAAGAAGA ACTCGTAGAAGACATGAAATTGCGTCATCAAGAGCGGATACAGCAACGAAACGAGCTCGAACAATCGTGGGCTCATTTGGCCGCCGAAAAGAAagctcgcgacgtcgaagaagccGAGCTAGAGAAACAGGCGGGCGCGTTGCTTCATGAGCAATGCGACAAGTACCATCGATGCCGTCAGTGCAAGAGACGGCCGGAGAACGTGGGAAAGTCGAATGTTTTGAAGGAAACTCGCTTCATAGCCGGCGCCAAACTGATACTGTAA
- the LOC136193159 gene encoding mitogen-activated protein kinase kinase kinase 15-like yields the protein MEKSGKMTILSVHADSDEAKCAYCALQLASKDLSVKVVVQRLPFDSLNEGKTASLDQFYNADVVIADLSESEHRASLFYQLGVRESFDMTHNVIVFHDRDPEETLDLLKIASTSHNFVPYRCVKDTCIATDFQSSSPGGDGTSGNGTPSGIPLSKRLRRLLQAMDVTSRKKNKEFFLNSLRKARETMQGDALKEELKKLQGMIDEDPRLYSCDTIVQLLLTYRDIKDYDAMVRLVEKLPEDEQKTKPAIQQHYAFALNRRQRAGDRDKALEVLNNVLQKKENQVTDMLCLCGRIYKDKFTESNYKEKDWLAKAIQWYRKGFEVQPNIYAGINLATLLVVHGDQFSKSRELQTIINTLHNLLGRKGSLERLSDYWDVATYFEISVLSDDYGKACAAAECMFKLNPQPWCIDTTLNNIKLINKARKREETNVTTMEQAGFEFWLDFFTESSKEGDCDDFRFPVLVLEPTKVYLPSSFKVTLEDKSVQLCHTTWPENLEKARHDWHFSAESIKNISLYKREDRCLFLYVQENSDDFQVYFPSKRLRQRCFELVLKLLERSPADQEELEHETEFEFQYESDEVTEERMVLGRGTYGVVYSGFHVATKQRLAIKEVPEKDSSNVQPLHEEIRLHRQLRHENIVQYLGSRSEEGFFKIFMEQVPGGSLSSLLRKHWGPLKNDEQTMRHYTRQIVQGLKYLHDQKIVHRDIKGDNVLVNTYSGVLKISDFGTSKRLAGINPNSASFAGTMQFMAPEVIDAGQRGYGMKADIWSLGCTVIEMATGLPPFHELGTPQAALFRVGMFKAHPEIPKEMTDVAEDFLKRCFEPDPVKRASAAELLKHPFLLVKKKRKKSATKQQPFALQFSKIRSLSNSLAPNEEGRTLSPPPRKRGFTQGSATVTDSFTSSDTSSTSSSIFVPGSISDEATSDPFERLQSHTRRKAQLTSMLTEDKDKTCSRWEQRIAQNSRGRCPFAKEKLLQLQNAFKSYFEDGKEKEMKSTIQQLMDEFQGNSVAANGLNLALVVFQEVASEGLKQRGIKPHHIFAIDNLVKEAINKALRLLSPDDTDSTVETMSYTDDGLVDLTIKVPETKTSRKRKKTKKKTKSDDRDDDDDDDGDDDDDDDVGIGALRDELECATDENLRLMKELIDVHKTLKQQLHANLAGQKRLLAEQSSPTTMSAEEGEKASSLPDSQLVQWLQDLDLSREVTQKFVDEEYSLNDVLNFITYEDLVHLRLKGGPRCRIWGAVCSYRRKKDAGLQ from the exons ATGGAAAAGTCGGGCAAAATGACGATTCTGTCCGTCCATGCGGACTCGGACGAAGCGAAATGCGCTTACTGCGCCTTGCAGCTGGCGTCGAAGGACCTCTCGGTTAAAGTCGTCGTGCAAAGGCTCCCTTTCGACTCGCTAAACGAAGGCAAAACGGCGTCACTCGATCAATTCTacaacgccgacgtcgtAATCGCCGATCTATCGGAAAGCGAGCATcgcgcgtcgcttttctaTCAACTGGGCGTTCGCGAGAGCTTCGACATGACGCacaacgtcatcgttttccACGATCGCGATCCCGAAGAGACATTAGACCTTTTAaaaatcgcgtcgacgtcgcataACTTCGTGCCTTATCGCTGCGTGAAGGATACGTGCATTGCAACCGATTttcaatcgtcgtcgcccggAGGCGACGGCACGAGCGGCAACGGGACGCCGTCCGGGATTCCGCTCTCGAAACGATTGCGGAGACTCTTGCAGGCTATGGACGTGACGAGTCGAAAGAAGAATAAGGAGTTTTTCTTGAATTCGTTGCGTAAGGCGAGAGAGACGATGCAGGGCGACGCTTTGAAGGAA GAATTGAAAAAGTTGCAGGGAATGATCGACGAGGATCCGCGTCTTTATTCTTGTGATACTATCGTACAATTGTTGCTGACCTATAGAGATATCAAG GATTATGACGCTATGGTTCGTTTGGTGGAAAAACTGCCCGAAGACGAACAAAAGACCAAGCCGGCTATTCAACAGCATTATGCTTTTGCACTCAATAG GAGGCAAAGAGCGGGAGACAGAGACAAAGCCTTGGAAGTTCTGAATAAC GTCTtgcagaaaaaggagaatcaAGTGACGGATATGCTTTGCTTGTGCGGACGCATTTACAAGGACAAGTTCACCGAGTCCAACTACAAGGAAAAGGATTGGCTAGCGAAGGCTATTCAATGGTATCGAAAAGGATTCGAAGTGCAGCCAAACATCTACGCCGGCATCAATCTAGCGACGCTCTTAGTAGTGCACGGAGACCAGTTTTCCAAATCAAGAGAACTACAGACGATAA TAAATACTCTTCATAATCTATTGGGTCGAAAGGGCAGTTTGGAGCGTCTGTCCGACTATTGGGACGTGGCGACGTATTTTGAGATTTCCGTTCTTTCGGACGATTACGGAAAAGCGTGCGCTGCGGCCGAATGCATGTTCAAGCTAAATCCTCAGCCATG GTGCATTGATACGACACTTAATAACATTAAGCTCATAAAtaaggcgagaaaacgggAGGAGACGAACGTTACTACTATGGAGCAAGCA ggGTTTGAATTTTGGCTCGACTTCTTTACGGAGTCGTCGAAAGAAGGGGattgcgacgattttcgatttCCG gttctTGTTCTTGAGCCAACGAAAGTGTACCTACCTAGTTCGTTTAAAGTCACGCTGGAAGACAAG tctGTTCAACTTTGCCATACGACGTGGCCTGAGAATTTGGAAAAG GCGCGGCACGACTGGCATTTTTCCGCCGAATCCATCAAGAACATCAG TCTGTACAAGAGGGAAGATCGATGCCTGTTTTTGTACGTGCAAGAGAATTCGGACGACTTTCAAGTCTATTTTCCGTCGAAGCGATTGAGACAGAG ATGCTTTGAACTCGTCCTAAAGCTGCTCGAACGATCGCCGGCCGATCAGGAAGAGTTGGAACACGAGACGGAATTTGAG TTTCAATACGAATCCGACGAGGTTACGGAAGAGCGTATGGTTCTCGGTAGAGGCACATACGGCGTCGTCTATTCGGGATTTCACGTGGCGACGAAGCAGCGATTGGCAATTAAAGAAGTACCGGAGAAAGATTCCAG CAACGTTCAACCGCTTCACGAAGAGATTCGTTTGCATCGTCAGCTGCGACATGAGAATATTGTTCAGTACCTTGGGTCTCGCAGCGAAGAAGGATTTTTTAAGATTTTTATGGAGCAAGTTCCTGGAG GAAGTCTTTCGAGTTTACTGAGAAAGCATTGGGGGCCTTTGAAGAATGACGAACAGACGATGCGACACTACACGAGACAGATTGTGCAGGGTCTCAAATATTTG CACGATCAAAAAATTGTTCATAGAGACATTaaag GGGATAATGTCTTGGTCAATACCTACAGCGGCGTACTTAAAATATCTGATTTCGGCACGTCAAAACGACTGGCGGGAATCAATCCGAACAGCGCGTCGTTTGCCG GGACGATGCAGTTTATGGCTCCGGAGGTTATTGATGCTGGACAGAGAGGATATGGCATGAAG GCTGACATTTGGTCTCTGGGTTGTACTGTGATTGAAATGGCGACCGGGTTACCTCCTTTTCACGAG CTTGGCACACCTCAAGCTGCTCTGTTTCGAGTTGGAATGTTCAAAGCGCATCCGGAAATTCCCAAAGAAATGACAGACGTCGCTGAAGATTTTCTCAAGCG tTGCTTTGAACCGGATCCGGTGAAGCGCGCCTCGGCCGCAGAATTACTGAAACACCCATTTCTCCtcgtcaaaaagaaacgcaagAAGAGCGCTACCAAACAACAGCCTTTCGCCCTTCAGTTTAGCAAAATTAGAAGTCTATCCA ACTCCTTAGCTCCTAATGAAGAAGGACGTACTCTATCGCCACC accTCGCAAGCGGGGATTCACTCAGGGTAGCGCCACTGTGACTGACTCGTTCAC TTCATCGGACacgtcttcgacgagttcgtcgatttttgtcCCCGGTTCGATATCggacgaagcgacgtcagATCCGTTCGAGCGACTGCAGAGTCACACTCGAAGAAAAGCTCAGCTCACTTCGATGCTTAccgaagacaaagacaaa acGTGCTCGCGGTGGGAGCAAAGAATAGCGCAGAACTCCAGAGGACGCTGTCCTTTCGCTAAGGAAAAACTCCTTCAACTGCAGAACGCTTTTAAATCGTATTTTGAAGAtggaaaggagaaagagatgaagagCACGATAC AGCAATTAATGGACGAGTTTCAAGGCAACAGCGTTGCGGCAAACGGACTTAATCTGGCTCTGGTCGTTTTTCAAGAAGTGGCCAGCGAAGGGCTGAAACAACGCGGAATCAAACCGCATCACATCTTCGCTATAGATAATTTAGTGAAGGAGGCGATCAACAAGGCGTTGCGCCTTTTGTCGCCCGACGATACGGACAGCACCGTCGAAACGATGTCGTACACCGACGACGGTTTGGTCGATTTGACCATTAAAGTTCCCGAAACGAAAACATCgcggaaaaggaagaagacgaagaagaaaacgaagagcgacgatcgtgacgacgacgacgacgacgacggtgacgacgacgacgacgacgacgttggtaTCGGTGCGCTTCGAGACGAACTTGAATGTGCGACTGATGAGAATTTGAG ATTAATGAAGGAGTTAATTGATGTGCACAAGACTTTGAAGCAGCAGTTGCACGCTAATTTGGCTGGGCAGAAGCGACTGCTTGCCGAACAGAG TTCTCCAACAACTATGTCAGCAGAAG AAGGGGAGAAAGCGAGCTCTTTGCCCGATTCTCAACTCGTACAATGGCTGCAAGACCTTGATCTATCGCGTGAAGTGACGCAAAAG ttcgtcgacgaagagtaCTCTCTTAACGACGTGCTCAATTTTATTACGTATGAAGACTTGGTTCACTTGCGTTTGAA GGGAGGTCCGCGATGCCGAATATGGGGCGCCGTGTGCAgctacagaagaaaaaaagacgctgGGCTACAGTAA
- the LOC136193009 gene encoding coiled-coil domain-containing protein 137-like → MGRVGRHKRVKAIDPFSKRRSHKAIKKVVDLPPSHDDEESDEKQASKKRKEKRKGLGALTSSMFLKDGVEISLSDSDSLPEERRIDKDNSFGRMKEESRSTSFNQRTSFKQRKGENVETYFDRIDKETTEIVRRQIQSKTSTSERRKRVMKERTEKRRKRKKKSDVYIEGKEEFVKDKVRFGEVVQAPPLLVAPRGVKKGTEAKNKKDTMQIAHMEKERKRAVAAYKLAKQRKRCKNA, encoded by the exons ATGGGTCGGGTCGGCCGTCACAAACGAGTCAAAGCCATCGATCCCttttcgaagcgacgcaGTCACAAAGCAATCAAAAA AGTCGTCGACCTTCCTCCTTCTCATGACGatgaagaaagcgacgagaaacaggcttcgaaaaagcgaaaggagaagagaaaggggCTGGGAGCTCTTACGAGCAGCATGTTTCTCAAAGACGGAGTTGAGATCTCGCTCTCTGACAGTGACTCGTTACCCGAggaacgacgaatcgatAAAGATAATAGCTTTGGGCGAATGAAAGAGGAGTCTAGGTCGACTAGCTTCAATCAACGGACTAGCTTCAAGCAACGGAAAGGAGAGAACGTGGAGACTTATTTCGATCGCATTGATAAGGAAACGACGGAAATAGTGAGAAGACAGATTCAGTCCAAGACTTCCACATctgaaaggagaaagag AGTAATGAAAGAACGAAccgagaagagaagaaaaaggaaaaagaaaagcgacgtttATATTGAAGGCAAAGAGGAATTTGTGAAAG ATAAAGTTCGATTTGGAGAAGTTGTTCAGGCTCCGCCCTTACTCGTCGCTCCAAGAGGTGTTAAAAAAGGAACTGAA GCGAAAAACAAGAAGGATACGATGCAAATAGCACATATGGAAAAGGAGAGGAAACGTGCTGTTGCTGCATACAAATTAGCGAAACAGCGTAAAAGATGCAAGAACGCATAG
- the LOC136193346 gene encoding GATOR2 complex protein WDR59-like codes for MSKEKKTTSLHRDAGTKLDWQSSTLAVNGSGSHCVIATRKFLGIVDIESLSPTRKLPRSTKFDVTAIDWNSHPGSSERLIVSTSSQHVDLWNVEAEKPLVRSVKGHTRAISDLSWCPHHPALFVSCSADTYVHIWDTREFQRPVMTWKAVAGASQVKWNRHDENFLASSHDGDVRVWDRKRAGTAVTYIAAHTLKTHGLDWSRQDRNILASASQDSTVKLWDVKSPRTAKCVLSVGMPVWRAKFTPFGSGVVTLKVPQLRREEHVAPLLWSLAASKSTITEPVHAFDGHTDSVPDFAWRVNRSSSLGGEMASAYQLVTWSKDQTLRLWKISAQHQTACGHDVKDLDAPDTSWNAKREAGSSSNVATENANRMENKNPDDDLKLLQTPHTLSQEFALMRKDIPGCTVERLNAANRTCTTVTRIASQFVRLCISFPELYPNKAVPSFQFSEESTIDTATKSSLKKALDETAQSLVNNHRPCLEACLRRLVTQLEKQTTQTPEQSVEDSGLEKTTRATTAFTYGSSLDAHIPFPRTSGACFCANGLLVVFTRPHLLNVPALADKTPRALADLGAHRKWTSSTIKNRILVQGSSLPTSSSLSRRGTTNDSAKFYSTSPSIGSRDQSAVSLHSYYHASKRTRSKINVANLSKLYVGPVVIRDLHYLLPFSRSLAESYRLNNVEMAETLCQLNALSAANESRQDLVQMWQLLELVLDSKLFGVGRSGADDGPPWAFYPFGRDMIMSILEHYEKQRDVQTLAMITSVISLYENDKWRINSTKDRPVMSLRLLPEPPALARQKSSTSDSNTHLNPSVLPSPSLSESPAWNYMPGLLDPTHGFPAVGVSSWNHLQPFSSSEGAIEWADPDEEQFNHLQNGYLLDPSRSRQYDEFRRVYADVLLKWGLLEQRLEVLKHMSNSSQDGDNGIGFCVKCSQCGNLLSGAVCERCRTHGFRCSICRIPVKGSSSVCLACGHGGHVLHMRNWFTNQHVCPSGCGCTCLESNPKLWKSFGQTFKKEMKEL; via the exons AtgagcaaagaaaagaagacgacgtcgttgcatCGAGACGCAGGGACCAAATTGGACTGGCAA AGCAGCACGTTGGCTGTAAACGGGAGCGGAAGTCATTGTGTGATCGCAAC GCGCAAATTTCTCGGCATTGTCGATATCGAATCGCTCTCGCCAACGCGAAAATTGCCAAGAAGTacaaaatttgacgtcacagcaaTCGACTGGAATTCTCATCCCGGCAGCAGCGAACGTTTAATAGTATCCACG TCTTCTCAACACGTCGACTTGTGGAACGTAGAAGCAGAAAAGCCACTTGTGAGATCCGTGAAGGGTCACACGAGAGCTATAAG TGATTTGAGTTGGTGTCCTCATCATCCAGCTCTCTTTGTATCGTGTTCAGCGGATACTTATGTTCATATATGGGATACGAG AGAGTTTCAACGGCCTGTAATGACGTGGAAGGCCGTTG cgGGAGCGTCTCAAGTCAAATGGAATCGTCACGATGAAAATTTCTTAGCGTCGTCGCACGATGGCGACGTTCGAGTTTGGGACCGAAAA AGAGCGGGAACGGCTGTCACTTATATTGCGGCTCACACGCTGAAAACTCACGGTCTTGATTGGAGTCGGCAAGACAGAAATATTTTGGCGTCAGCCAGTCAGGATTCAACTGTCAAG CTTTGGGATGTCAAGTCGCCTAGAACGGCTAAATGTGTATTATCGGTTGGAATGCCAGTGTGGCGAGCAAAATTTACA CCGTTTGGGTCTGGCGTTGTTACGCTGAAGGTGCCACAGTTGAGACGCGAAGAGCACGTGGCGCCGCTTCTATGGAGTCTCGCCGCTAGCAAGTCGACTATCACGGAGCCGGTTCACGCGTTCGACGGTCACACGGATAGTGTGCCCGATTTTGCGTGGCGAGTCAAtcggtcgtcgtctttgGGAGGCGAAATGGCTTCGGCATATCAGCTAGTAACCTGGTCTAAAGATCAGACGTTGAGATTGTGGAAAATTAGCGCTCAACACCAAACT gCGTGCGGACATGACGTAAAAGATCTAGACGCTCCGGATACGTCTTGGAATGCGAAACGAGAGGCGGGGTCATCGTCTAACGTCGCGACTGAGAACGCGAATAGAATGGAGAACAAGAATCCCGACGATGATCTCAAACTTCTTCAGACTCCGCATACTCTCAGTCAGGAATTTGCGCTCATGAGAAAAGACATACCGGGATGCACTGTCGAAagg ctgaaTGCGGCCAATAGGACGTGCACGACTGTGACTCGTATTGCGTCGCAGTTCGTTCGTCTTTGTATCAGCTTTCCCGAACTGTATCCAAACAAAGCGGTTCCGTCGTTTCAATTTTCCGAAGAGTCGACCATCGACACAGCAACGAAGTCGTCGCTTAAGAAA GCACTGGATGAAACGGCTCAGTCATTGGTGAATAATCACAGACCTTGCTTAGAAGCGTGCCTTCGACGACTCGTTACTCAACTAGAAAAGCAGACG ACTCAGACGCCTGAACAAAGCGTTGAAGATTCTGGCTTAGAAAAGACGACTAGAGCAACGACTGCGTTTACATATGGTAGCTCACTTGATGCACATATTCCTTTTCCTCGAACGTCTGGGGCCTGCTTCTGTGCAAATG GTCTTCTTGTCGTCTTTACTCGTCCTCATCTGCTTAACGTTCCTGCTTTAGCGGATAAGACTCCCCG TGCTCTCGCGGATCTCGGCGCCCATCGCAAGTGGACTTCTTCCACGATTAAGAATCGAATTCTCGTACAAGGGTCGTCTTTGccgacttcttcgtcattgTCGCGTCgcggaacgacgaacgattcAGCGAAATTTTACTCTACGTCGCCAAGCATCGGAAGCCGAGATCAATcagccgtttctcttcacaGTTATTACcacgcgtcgaaacgaacgagATCCAAGATTAACGTTGCTAATTTATCGAAACTCTACGTTGGACCCGTCGTTATAAGAGACTTGCACTATCTTCTTCCCTTCAGTCGATCCCTGGCGGAAAGTTACAG GTTAAATAATGTCGAAATGGCCGAGACCCTATGTCAATTGAATGCGTTGTCAGCGGCGAATGAGAGCCGTCAGGATCTCGTTCAAATGTGGCAACTTCTGGAACTCGTTCTCGATTCGAAGCTATTTGGCGTCGGTCGCAGTGGAGCGGACGACGGACCTCCTTGGGCCTTTTATCCGTTTGGACGAGACATGATTATGTCAAT TTTGGAGCACTACGAGAAACAGCGAGACGTTCAAACGTTAGCAATGATCACGTCTGTGATATCTTTGTACGAGAACGACAAGTGGCGGatcaattcgacgaaggaCAGGCCGGTGATgtcacttcgtcttcttccagAGCCACCTGCTCTGGCTCGACAAAAAAGTTCTACTTCAGACTCCAATACG CATCTCAATCCTTCCGTGTTGCCCTCTCCGAGTTTGTCGGAATCTCCCGCTTGGAACTACATGCCTGGACTGCTTGATCCAACTCACGGCTTTCCTGCAGTTGGTGTCAGTAGTTGGAATCATTTGCAGCCCTTTTCCTCGTCTGAAGGAGCGATTGAGTGGGCGGATCCGGACGAAGAGCAATTCAATCATTTGCAGAACGGTTACCTTCTTGATCCTAGTCGTTCGCGACAGTatgacgaatttcgtcgcgtgTATGCCGATGTCTTGCTTAAATGGGGATTATTGGAACAACGTCTTGAGGTATTGAAGCACATGTCGAACAGTTCTCAGGACGGGGATAACGGAATTG gtttttgcGTCAAGTGTTCGCAATGCGGAAATCTGCTGAGTGGAGCTGTATGCGAGAGATGTCGAACGCACGGATTTCGGTGTTCTATTTGTCGAATTCCAGTTAAAG GTTCGTCCAGTGTTTGCTTGGCTTGCGGACACGGTGGACACGTACTTCACATGCGAAACTGGTTTACCAATCAACACGTCTGTCCCTCTGGCTGCGGTTGCACTTGCCTCGAATCGAATCCCAAACTCTGGAAATCTTTTGGACAGACGTttaaaaaggaaatgaaagaatTGTAG